A genomic stretch from Bacillus sp. N1-1 includes:
- a CDS encoding GDSL-type esterase/lipase family protein — protein sequence MKKQRVWLFLFLILAGGILLSIKPIMEYRSQRLNEIKQAASMMVMSEAPNETVISSIADKNDQAKTDIEPEVTATTEEQKPEEIEKAVTDPDIRIVSLGDSLTKGSGDSTDQGYIGRLAANIERDTDTSILVENYAVHGRQTPKLYKMLVENNAKASLAEADLIVMSIGGNDLMKVVKEHFLDLQIDVFQREQTRYVERLDAIMKRIRSINSDAPILFIGLYNPLLENFQSVTEIDQIVQRWNGASQDTVEKDNRTTFVPIYELFSSVDENLFFEDGFHPNDQGYELIARQIQYRLKQDAIVEQIPFE from the coding sequence ATGAAAAAACAGAGAGTGTGGCTGTTTTTATTCCTCATTCTTGCTGGAGGTATTTTATTAAGCATTAAACCAATAATGGAATACCGCAGTCAGCGTTTGAATGAAATAAAGCAAGCAGCATCCATGATGGTGATGAGTGAAGCACCAAATGAAACCGTCATTTCATCAATTGCAGATAAAAATGATCAAGCTAAAACGGATATAGAACCAGAAGTGACTGCAACAACTGAAGAACAAAAGCCTGAGGAAATTGAAAAAGCAGTAACAGATCCAGATATTCGAATCGTAAGCCTCGGTGATTCTCTCACTAAAGGTAGTGGGGATTCGACGGACCAAGGATACATCGGAAGGCTTGCTGCGAATATTGAGCGTGATACGGATACATCGATATTAGTTGAAAATTACGCAGTTCATGGTAGACAAACTCCTAAATTATATAAAATGTTGGTAGAAAATAATGCTAAAGCTTCGCTTGCAGAAGCTGATTTGATCGTCATGAGCATTGGTGGAAATGATTTAATGAAAGTTGTGAAAGAACATTTTCTAGACTTACAGATCGATGTCTTCCAGCGTGAACAAACAAGATACGTTGAACGACTTGATGCGATTATGAAACGTATACGAAGCATCAATTCTGATGCACCGATTTTGTTTATTGGCCTATATAATCCATTATTAGAGAATTTTCAATCGGTGACGGAAATTGATCAAATTGTACAGAGGTGGAATGGCGCAAGTCAAGACACAGTAGAGAAGGATAATCGTACGACATTTGTACCGATATATGAACTGTTTAGTTCAGTTGATGAGAATTTATTTTTTGAAGATGGATTTCATCCGAACGATCAAGGATATGAACTCATTGCAAGACAAATTCAATATCGATTGAAGCAAGACGCTATCGTCGAACAAATCCCCTTTGAATAG